In Meiothermus ruber DSM 1279, the following proteins share a genomic window:
- a CDS encoding complex I subunit 4 family protein, with protein sequence MIHVGLWLPLLAGLSLFMLPSLGRTFAIVSAAVSLAIAVALFAGYGGQGVAYASQTPFLPEVGVYYAVGLDGAGLLLWIAVGLVVLLGVWIAEVPVRFLALALMMQTGLLGIFAAQDLIFFYAFFEATLIPALLMLWFYGGAERLKAIYIFALFTLVGSLPMLAAIFAVRYLGGAESFLYTDLVAHPLTGQAAVLAFLGFLVALAVKTPLFPLHAWLPSFHQQNHPSGLADAMGTLYKVGVFALFKWAIPLMPEGFKEWQGLLLFLAAFGALYAAWLAFSAPDWKTLLAYAGVSHMGVAALGLFSGNMEGTVGALYLLGASMIYGSAMFLFVGLVYKRTGSLDILPVRGLARHTPALYVLGMFLLMAMIGLPGLSGFPGELMVLLGAYKVSPWLTFLAFLAVIAAAAYALTAFQKLFQETPQAQAVPDMDTREWGFAAVTVGVLLLMGLYPKLFTVYLEPLGKALAALFGGAS encoded by the coding sequence ATGATTCATGTGGGACTGTGGTTACCCCTCCTGGCAGGTTTGTCGCTCTTTATGTTGCCGAGCCTGGGCCGCACCTTCGCTATCGTCTCGGCGGCGGTGAGCCTGGCGATCGCGGTGGCGCTGTTTGCCGGCTACGGGGGCCAGGGGGTGGCCTATGCCAGCCAGACCCCCTTCCTGCCCGAGGTGGGGGTCTACTATGCGGTGGGGCTGGATGGGGCCGGTTTGCTGTTGTGGATTGCAGTGGGCCTGGTGGTGCTTTTGGGTGTATGGATTGCCGAGGTACCGGTGCGCTTCCTGGCCCTGGCTCTGATGATGCAGACCGGTTTGTTGGGCATTTTTGCAGCCCAGGATCTGATCTTTTTCTATGCCTTCTTCGAGGCCACGCTGATCCCGGCGCTCTTGATGCTGTGGTTTTACGGGGGGGCGGAGCGCCTAAAAGCCATCTACATCTTTGCGCTGTTTACCCTGGTGGGCTCGCTGCCCATGCTGGCTGCCATCTTCGCGGTGCGCTACCTGGGCGGGGCCGAAAGCTTCCTCTATACCGACCTGGTGGCCCATCCCCTGACCGGGCAGGCCGCGGTCCTGGCCTTTCTGGGCTTTTTAGTTGCCCTGGCTGTCAAAACGCCGCTCTTCCCGCTGCATGCCTGGCTGCCTAGCTTCCACCAACAAAACCACCCCTCCGGCCTGGCCGATGCTATGGGCACCCTGTACAAGGTGGGTGTCTTTGCCCTGTTCAAGTGGGCCATTCCCCTGATGCCCGAGGGCTTCAAGGAGTGGCAGGGCTTGCTGCTCTTCCTGGCCGCTTTTGGGGCGTTGTACGCCGCCTGGCTGGCCTTCAGCGCGCCCGACTGGAAAACCTTGCTGGCCTATGCCGGGGTTTCCCACATGGGCGTTGCAGCCCTGGGGCTCTTTAGCGGCAACATGGAGGGCACTGTAGGGGCGCTGTACCTGCTGGGCGCTTCAATGATTTATGGTTCCGCTATGTTCCTGTTTGTGGGTCTGGTGTACAAGCGCACCGGCAGCCTGGACATCCTTCCGGTGCGTGGTCTGGCCAGGCACACCCCGGCGCTCTATGTGCTGGGCATGTTCTTGCTGATGGCCATGATCGGGCTACCGGGGCTCTCGGGCTTCCCCGGCGAGCTGATGGTGTTGCTGGGGGCCTACAAGGTCTCGCCCTGGCTGACCTTCCTGGCGTTCCTGGCGGTGATTGCGGCGGCGGCCTATGCGCTCACGGCCTTTCAGAAGCTTTTCCAGGAAACCCCCCAGGCCCAGGCTGTGCCCGATATGGACACCCGTGAGTGGGGTTTTGCGGCTGTTACGGTGGGGGTGCTGCTTCTGATGGGCCTTTATCCAAAGCTTTTTACGGTCTACCTCGAGCCTCTCGGTAAGGCCCTTGCGGCGCTCTTTGGAGGTGCTTCATGA
- the nuoL gene encoding NADH-quinone oxidoreductase subunit L — protein sequence MQETFLLPLIIALPLLGFVLLGLFGKRIGEPAAGWLASLLVLGSFLLGLVLLLQGGGRWALPDWLPGIPFSLNLDNLSGVMLMVVTGVGFLIHVWAIGYMHGDPGYSRFFSYFNLFIAAMLVLILGDSLPVVFIGWEGVGLASYLLIGFWYHERINVDSARKAFIVNRIGDLGFLLAMGLLWSMFGTLSISELAEKVEAGGYSFTTLTLAGFFLLVGAMGKSAQVPLMVWLPDAMAGPTPVSALIHAATMVTAGVYLLVRHAFMLHDDAYLSGLIVFIGLLTAFYGALCSLGQWDIKRIVAYTTLSQLGFMFVAVGVGAYWVAIFHIVTHAFFKALMFMTSGSVIHALGGEQDVRKMGGMRKYLPATHLHGLIATFASGGLVPLAGFWSKDAILAYSFEYGPWLWFLMLLASVLAALYSIRWYVLVFWGEYRGKEHPHESPAVMLWPNHILMGGAIGVGFMGLPYVIDYKNFIEPFLTKAIGEFPHEKLPVLTEWVLILTSAVVAIAALWWGFRFFQQKMPAWYERFQAAALQGFYADALYNTLLVNPAKGLAELLFGGDKGLLAGFAGLGNLVGGLGSLLARLETGSLRFYLAGLLVALVLLVGWGVLR from the coding sequence GTGCAAGAGACCTTTCTTCTACCCCTGATTATCGCACTGCCCCTCCTGGGGTTCGTGCTTCTGGGACTTTTTGGTAAGCGAATTGGCGAGCCGGCAGCGGGCTGGCTGGCCTCCTTGCTGGTGCTGGGCAGCTTCCTTTTGGGCCTGGTCTTGCTGCTGCAGGGGGGGGGGCGCTGGGCGCTCCCGGACTGGCTGCCAGGCATCCCTTTCAGCCTCAACCTCGACAACCTCTCGGGCGTGATGCTGATGGTGGTGACTGGGGTGGGTTTCCTAATCCACGTCTGGGCCATCGGCTACATGCACGGCGACCCCGGTTACAGCCGCTTCTTTAGCTACTTCAACCTGTTCATTGCGGCCATGCTGGTGCTCATCCTGGGCGACAGCCTGCCGGTGGTCTTCATCGGCTGGGAGGGGGTGGGGCTGGCCTCGTACCTGCTGATCGGCTTCTGGTACCACGAACGGATTAACGTCGACTCGGCCCGTAAAGCCTTTATCGTCAACCGCATCGGTGACCTGGGCTTCCTGCTGGCCATGGGCCTGCTCTGGAGCATGTTCGGCACCCTCTCGATCAGCGAGCTGGCCGAGAAGGTGGAGGCTGGGGGGTATAGCTTTACCACCCTTACGCTGGCCGGCTTCTTCCTGCTGGTAGGGGCCATGGGCAAGAGCGCCCAGGTGCCCCTGATGGTCTGGCTGCCCGACGCCATGGCCGGCCCCACCCCGGTATCGGCCCTGATTCACGCGGCCACCATGGTCACGGCGGGGGTTTACCTGCTGGTGCGGCACGCCTTCATGCTGCACGACGACGCTTACCTGTCGGGTCTGATCGTTTTCATCGGCCTCTTGACGGCCTTTTACGGGGCGCTGTGCTCGCTGGGCCAGTGGGACATCAAGCGCATCGTGGCCTACACGACCCTTTCGCAGCTCGGCTTCATGTTCGTGGCGGTGGGGGTGGGGGCCTACTGGGTGGCCATCTTCCACATCGTGACCCATGCTTTCTTCAAAGCCCTGATGTTCATGACCTCGGGCTCGGTGATTCACGCCCTGGGGGGCGAGCAGGACGTGCGCAAGATGGGCGGTATGCGCAAGTACCTGCCCGCCACCCATCTGCACGGCCTAATCGCCACCTTCGCCTCGGGCGGTCTGGTGCCGCTGGCAGGCTTCTGGTCGAAAGACGCCATCCTGGCCTACTCCTTCGAGTATGGCCCCTGGCTGTGGTTCCTGATGCTGCTGGCCTCGGTGTTGGCTGCCCTCTACTCGATTCGCTGGTATGTGCTGGTCTTCTGGGGCGAGTACCGGGGCAAAGAACACCCCCACGAAAGCCCGGCGGTGATGCTCTGGCCCAACCACATCCTGATGGGTGGTGCCATTGGTGTGGGCTTTATGGGGTTGCCGTATGTGATTGATTACAAGAACTTTATCGAACCTTTCCTGACCAAAGCCATCGGAGAGTTTCCCCACGAGAAGCTGCCGGTGCTCACCGAGTGGGTACTCATCCTCACCTCGGCGGTGGTGGCGATTGCCGCTTTGTGGTGGGGCTTCCGCTTTTTCCAGCAGAAGATGCCGGCCTGGTACGAGCGCTTCCAGGCGGCGGCTTTGCAAGGCTTCTATGCCGATGCCCTGTACAACACCCTCTTGGTGAATCCGGCCAAAGGGCTAGCGGAGCTTTTATTCGGGGGTGATAAGGGTCTGCTGGCGGGTTTTGCTGGCCTGGGTAACCTGGTAGGCGGGCTGGGGAGCCTGCTGGCGAGGCTCGAGACCGGGTCTTTACGCTTTTATCTGGCCGGGCTTCTGGTAGCCCTGGTGCTGTTGGTGGGCTGGGGGGTGTTGCGATGA
- the nuoK gene encoding NADH-quinone oxidoreductase subunit NuoK encodes MIWLVASALLFSIGAYGALTRRTAILMFLSIELMLNAAALSLISFSKLTGSLEAQVVVLFIIAIAAAEVAVGLGLIVAIFRRRETTSVDELRQLRG; translated from the coding sequence ATGATCTGGCTTGTGGCTTCGGCCCTGCTGTTTTCAATTGGTGCTTACGGTGCCTTGACCCGGCGCACCGCCATCCTGATGTTTTTGTCCATCGAACTGATGCTCAACGCCGCTGCGCTCTCGCTCATCAGTTTCTCCAAGCTCACCGGGAGCCTGGAGGCCCAGGTGGTGGTGCTTTTCATCATCGCCATTGCCGCCGCCGAGGTGGCGGTGGGCCTTGGTCTGATTGTGGCCATCTTCCGCCGCCGCGAGACCACCAGCGTAGATGAGCTAAGGCAACTGAGGGGGTAA
- a CDS encoding NADH-quinone oxidoreductase subunit J family protein — MSIGFWEVLALLVLVGTGLAVVRLQNAVHAALALIANFLVVAGVYVALEARFVAMIQIIVYAGAIVVLFLFVIMLLSAASANVGQDLLPRLGWVAALGALGLAGVLTYAVTRFQPPAGTPALGGGLPQALGPLLYDPEKWLYALLVVGFLLLVATVAAVVLIEPERIVAATSHPAHLRQDQKPSPSAGQQKDEKAVVKR; from the coding sequence ATGAGTATCGGATTTTGGGAAGTCCTTGCGCTGCTTGTGCTGGTCGGTACCGGCCTGGCCGTGGTGCGGCTGCAAAACGCCGTGCACGCCGCCCTGGCGCTCATCGCCAATTTCCTGGTGGTGGCGGGTGTGTACGTGGCGCTCGAGGCCCGCTTTGTGGCTATGATCCAGATCATTGTCTACGCCGGGGCCATCGTAGTGCTCTTTCTGTTCGTCATCATGCTGCTCTCGGCGGCCAGCGCCAACGTGGGCCAGGACTTGCTGCCCCGGCTGGGCTGGGTGGCCGCGCTTGGGGCGCTGGGTCTGGCCGGCGTGCTGACCTACGCTGTAACCCGCTTTCAGCCGCCTGCCGGCACGCCGGCCCTGGGGGGCGGCCTGCCCCAGGCCCTGGGGCCCCTGCTCTACGATCCCGAGAAGTGGCTCTATGCTTTGCTGGTGGTGGGCTTCTTGCTGCTGGTGGCCACGGTGGCAGCGGTGGTGCTGATTGAACCCGAGCGGATTGTCGCGGCCACCAGTCACCCGGCCCACCTCCGACAGGATCAAAAGCCCAGCCCTTCCGCCGGGCAGCAAAAAGATGAGAAGGCGGTGGTCAAGCGATGA
- the nuoI gene encoding NADH-quinone oxidoreductase subunit NuoI: protein MSIAALAQSMGITLKALFSKPVTIPYPDAPVPLKPRFHGRHVLTRHPNGLEKCIGCSLCAAACPAYAIYVEAAENDPNNPVSAGERYARVYEINMLRCIFCGMCEEACPTGAVVMGYDFEMADYRYSDFVYGKEDMLVEVEGTKPQRREAAYTGKPVKRGYSLPYVRPELEGFKPPK, encoded by the coding sequence GTGAGCATTGCTGCACTGGCGCAAAGCATGGGGATAACCCTGAAGGCGCTGTTTTCCAAACCGGTGACCATTCCCTATCCGGATGCCCCGGTGCCCCTGAAGCCCCGTTTCCACGGGCGACACGTGCTGACCCGGCATCCCAACGGCCTTGAGAAGTGCATCGGCTGCTCGCTCTGTGCGGCGGCCTGCCCGGCCTACGCCATCTACGTAGAAGCCGCCGAGAACGACCCCAATAACCCCGTCAGCGCAGGGGAGCGGTACGCCAGGGTCTACGAGATCAACATGCTGCGCTGCATCTTCTGCGGGATGTGCGAGGAGGCCTGCCCCACCGGCGCGGTGGTGATGGGCTACGACTTCGAGATGGCCGACTACCGCTACTCCGACTTTGTCTACGGCAAGGAGGACATGCTGGTCGAGGTGGAGGGCACCAAGCCCCAGCGCCGTGAGGCGGCCTACACGGGCAAGCCGGTCAAGCGGGGTTACAGCCTGCCCTACGTGCGACCCGAACTCGAGGGCTTTAAGCCGCCCAAGTAG